The DNA region GTATGGGGGGCGGGGATCGGGATCTTTGAACCCGTTCTCCGGGCTTCGATCGCATCGTCCACGAGCCTTGAGCGGAGGGGGAAGGTCTACGGCACACTGAGTGCGGTCTACGGGACGGCTTGGTTTGTGGGGAGCGCCGTGATGGGTGTCCTCTACGACGTATCGATCGGGCACATCCTCGCCTATGTTGTCGTGGTCGAGGCCGCAGCGCTGGTGGCCTACCTCTGGCTGTACCGCTCTAGGGTCGCGGTCGGGCCCCCGGAGGTCACCCTGTAAGCCTTGCGGCCTTAGTGGTGGAGTGCCCCGCCGATGGCGCCACCGATCAGGGAGAGGATGCCCTGGTACATGAACGCCGCCAGGACTATGAGGATCGACGCTCCGAGACCCGCGATGAACCCGAACGCCCCGAGGAGGACCGTGCCACCGATAAGTGTAAGCAGCGATATGACGATGGCGCCAAGGAGCCCTGCAAGCAGCCCGGCTTTTGCACCATTCCAGATTCCGCCACGCACCATCCAGCCGGCGACAAATCCGCCGGCCAGCGGCCCGACGACAGGCAACAGGAACCCGACAAGAACCCCTACAAGCCATCCGACGATGACTCCTGTCCAGAAGTTATCTGCCATCTACTTTTACTCACCGCTGAGTGTTCGAGAGAGTAGTATATACATCTTTAGGATCAAGTCAGGTCGAATCCCCGCCAGTTCAATGGGGGATAGGTAACGTAACGAAAGCTCTGTAAAATTGAATTGGCCCTGGATCCAACCTGGATTTGGACAAAGGAGAAACAGGGTCATGGACCCATTAGTGTTAATCGAAGGTTATCTTTCCGATTCAGAGAACGGCATGAAGACCGCATCACCTGGTTCCTCAACCAGGCGATGCTCGCAGAGGCCCTCCAGCAGGCAGGAGCCACCCAGTACGAATGCACCGATGCACGGAAGGCGCATCGGAACGGCTACAAGGATCGGTCTCTCAAGACCCGAAGTTCCGGGTGTTCCCGTTTGAGATGCAGGTCTTCGGGCGCTATGCCCGGGTGGAGAAGGCTCAGGTGAACGCAATCGTCAAATCCTGCCACCAGGGGTTTTCAACGAGAAAGATCCAGGAGGTCGTCAGTCCTCCAGGGATCGACCAGGTTTCTTCAGTCTCGGTTTCCCGAATAGCCAGGGACCTCGACGGCCAGGTGCAGGCATTCCTCCTG from Methanoculleus receptaculi includes:
- a CDS encoding DUF5518 domain-containing protein; the protein is MADNFWTGVIVGWLVGVLVGFLLPVVGPLAGGFVAGWMVRGGIWNGAKAGLLAGLLGAIVISLLTLIGGTVLLGAFGFIAGLGASILIVLAAFMYQGILSLIGGAIGGALHH